Sequence from the Amycolatopsis sp. NBC_00345 genome:
GCGTTGGACAGGTCGCCACCGGCCTCCGCGCCGAACACGACACTGGTGTGCTCACGGTCGAACGGGCGGTCGGCGTACCCGGCATCAGCCAGCGCGCGGGCGGCGATCTCGAGGGACACCAGCTGCGCGGGATCGATGCTGCTCATCGCCTTCGGCGGGATGCCGAACCGCAGCGGGTCGACCATTATTTCCGGCAGGAAGCCGCCCCACTTCGAGGTCGACTGTCCGAAGTAGACCTCCGGATCCCACCGTTCGGACCGGACCTCGGTGACGGAGTCCGTCCCCCGCAGCACGTTCGACCAGAACGCGGCCAGGTCCGGGGCCGCGGGGAACGCACCGGCCATGCCGATGATCGCCACATCACGGCCCGAGTCCGAGTCCGCGGCTGCAGCCACCTCCGCACGACCCGAGCCTGCGACGCCGTCCGCCTCGGAACGCGCGAATCCCGTCGCCTCCTCGGTAACCGACCGGTGCAACGCGGCGATCGTCGTCCGCTCAGTCCGCAAGACCGCCACCTGCCCCGCCATGAAGAGCCCTTCCTCCAGCTGACGCTCCGCGTCAACTTCACTCAGCTCCGAGCCGTCACGCACGATCCCCTTGCTGGCGATCCGCAGCCGTCCGGTGTTCAGCTCCTCCAGCCGTGACCACGCTTCCTGCGGCGGGATATCGCGCAGGCCGGCCTTCACCGACTCGAACTCCGCGGTGTAAGGGCTCGGCAGGCAGCGCGTCACGTGCCCGGGCGCGGTCTCCAGCGTCACCGTGCGCGAAGCGGCCAGCGCCTGGTCCTGGAACAGGCTGGTGATCGCCCCGTGCTCAACCGCTTCCCCGGTGAACAGGTAAGCGGTCCCCATCAGCACCCCCACCCCGGATCCGGCCGCGGCGAGCGGCTGCGCCATCGCGGCGACCATCGCGGCCGAGCGCGCGTCATGCACGCCCCCGGCGAACAGCACCTCGACGTCACCGGCGTCGCCGAGCACCGCCAGCTGCCGTTCCCACAGCTCGAAGCTGGACGACGGCCCGACGTGGCCACCGCATTCCGCGCCCTCGAAGACAAACCGGCGGACTCCGGCGTCGAGGTACTGCCGGAGCAGGATCGGTGACGGCACGTGCAGGAACGTCGCGATGCCCTCGGCCTCGAGCGACTTCGCCTGCCCCGGTTTGCCGCCGGCCACGAGCACACACCGCGGCCGGGCCCGCCGTACCGCGTCGAGCTGCGCGGCCCGCAACTCGTCCGGGACGAACCCGAGCAGGCCGGCGCCCCAAGGACGATCGCCGAGCCGGGCGGCGGTGCGCGTCAGCAGTTCCGTCGTCCCGGCCCCGCTCGCCATGGCGACGGCGACAAACGGGAACCCGCCCTCCTCCGCGACCGCCGCGGCGAAACCGGGCTGGTCGCTCACCCTGGTCATCGGGCCCTGCACCACCGGCAACGCGCTGCCGAGCGTCCGGAGCAGCCGGGCCCCCTGGTCGAGCGGCCGGGCCTCGGGCAGCTCGGCGCCGACGATCCGCCGTACCCCATCTTCGGTCGCGGCCGCGAGGACCACTCCGGCCGCGCCACCGGCGAGCGCACCCGCCGCGGTCCGCGAGCCCGGCACCCAGCCCCACACCGGAACCTCGAACGTGCGCAGAAGCTGTTGCAGCAGAACGAAACTGCTGAACTCACCGGCCCGGGCCACGAGTCCCACCGCCCCGCCCGCCACGGCCTCGGCCGCGACCCGCGGGTCGTCGACCTCGGCCAGCACGGGCCGGTCGCCGCGCCACGGGGCCGAGGTGCGCACCACGAAGGCCGCCCCCGATCCGGGCGGCAGCTCGTCGTCCGTCCGCACCCCGTAGGGCACCTTCACCCGGGCCGCGACCACGCGCAACGCCGCGGGGTCGGCACCGTCGAGGATCCCGAGCCCACCTCCGCGCGCGACCGCGGCGACGGTGCCGGGGTCGCCGATACCGAGGCACCGGGCCCGGCGGGCGTGCGGCGGCGAAACCAGCACCTTCATCGACGACCTCCTGCATCTGGCGAACGGGTTTCCCAGGAATAACGCATCCACGGCGAAAAGCGCAATACCGCGGCACCGAATTGTCTATTCAGTGTCCGGGACCGCCGGACGCCGAGCGCCAATGGTAGGGTCAGAAAGCCTTAAGCACCGCCAGAAGACCCACCTGACCAGCAGTTTTATCACGCTCATCGCAGTCACGGAAAAGGTTTTGATCACCAGCGTGACAATTCCTGGAAATAATGGAGGACATCGTGGAACTGACCGGACGGGTCATCGCCCTGACCGGTGCCGCGGACGGGATCGGGGCCGCCATGGCCCGCCGGTTCGCCGCCGAGGGAGCCGCCGGAGTCGTGGTGTCCGATGTCGACGCCGAAGGGGCGCGGCGGGTGGCGGCGGAGATCACCGCCCACGGGGGCCGGGCCGTCGCGGTCACCGCCGACGCGTCGTCCAAAAAGGACATCCGGATGATCGTCGACACGGCCAGGGCGGCGTTCGGGCCGCTGGACCTGTTCTGCGCGAACGCCGGAGTGGCCTTCGGCACCGGCGTCCACGCGGCCGAGACGCAGTGGGCCCGGTCGTGGGAGGTCAACGTGATGCAGCACGTCCACGCGGCGCAGGTGGTGCTCCCGGAGATGCTCGCGCGCGGTGACGGCTACCTGCTGTTCACCGCCTCCGGCGCCGGGCTGGTCGGCGCCCCCGGCGACGCGCCCTACACGGTCACCAAGCACGCCGTGATCGGGCTCGCCGAATGGCTCGCCACCACGTACCGGCCGCGCGGGGTCCGGGTCAGCGCCCTGTGCCCGCTCGGGGTCCGGACGGCGATGCTCGAACCCGGGATCGCCGCCCGGCACCCGACCGCGCTGGCCATCGCCGCGGCCGCCCCACTCCTCGAACCGGAGGAGGTCGCCGCCGCCGCGGCCCGGGGCATCGCGGCGGACGAGTTCCTGATCCTGCCGCACGAATCAGTACGCCACGACTTCGCCCGCAAGGCGGCCGCACCCGACGCGTGGATCGCGCGTTCGGCGAGCTGGGAAGGCTGAACCATGGAGTACCGCACGCTCGGCGCCAGCGGCCTCGCGGTGAGCGAGATCGCCTACGGCAACTGGCTGACCCACCAGGAGACCGGCTGCGTCGCGGCCGCGCTGGACGCCGGGGTCACGACCTTCCACACGGCGGCCGCGTGGGGTGGTGGCGCGGCCGAAGAGGCGTACGGCAAGGCGTTCTCCGGCCTCCGCCGCGACGACCTGGTGCTGTGCACCGGCGTGTTCTGGCCCGACGGCCCCGGGCCGAACGACGCCGGCCTGAGCCGCAAGCACCTGTACACGTCGCTGGCGTCGTCGCTGCGACGGCTGCGCACCGACCACGTCGACGTCTACCAGCTGATGCGTTTCGACCACCGCACGCCGCTGGCCGAAACGTTCCTCGCCCTGTCCGATCTCGTGCGGCAGGGCAAGATCCGCTACGTCGGGACGGCGGAGTGGACCGCCACCCAGCTCCTGGACGCGCACGCCGAGGCCGAGCGCTTCAATGTTCCGCTCATCTCGAACCAGCCCCACTACTCGATGCTGTGGCGGGTGGCCGATTCCCAGGTCATCCCCACCTGCGACCGGATCGGGATCGGGCAGTTCGCCTCGATCCCGCTCGCGCAGGGAGTCCTCACCGGCAAGTACCACGGCGCCACCGTCCCGCCCGGCTCCCGCGCGGAGGGCCTGGCCCCGGTCCGGCCCGTCCTGCTGCCGGACCTGCTCGAACGCGTCGGCCTGCTCCGCGGCGTCGCGGACGACGCGGGGATCACCATGGCCCAGCTCGCGCTGGGCTGGGCGCTGCAGAACCCGAGTGTCTCCGCGGTGGTCACCGGCGCCCGGACGCCGGACCAGATCAGGGAAAACGCGAAGGCGAGCGGCACCGTGCTCGACCTCGACACGCTCACCCGCGTCGACGAACTGCTCGGCAGCTTCATCCAGAGCGACCCGCGGCTGGTCTGGTCGCCGCCCTCACCGTGAACGCCGGTTTCACAGCCCGCGCAGCAACACCCGGAGACGGCCGTCCACCGGGTCGGGAACCAGGCTCCCGTCCACGGCGAACACCTCACGGAAGACCTGGCGTGTCAGCACTTCCGCCGGCGGGCCCGCGGCGGCGATCCGGCCGTTTTTGAGCGCGACGATCGTCGTCGCGTACTGGGCGGCGAGGTCGAGGGTGTGCAGGGCGGCGACCACTGTGACCCCGAGCGAGGCCACCAGGCTGAGCGCGGAGATCTGGTGCTGCGGGTCGAGGTGGTTCGTCGGCTCGTCCAGGACCAGCAGCTCGGGTTGCTGCGCGAGCGCCCGCGCCAGCAGCACGCGCTGGCGTTCCCCGCCCGACAGAGTCGACAGTGGACGGACGGCCAGCTCCTCGCAACCCGTGCGGCGCAAAGCGGCGGTGACGATCTCCTCGTCCTGCGCGCTGAGGCGGTCGAACCCGCCGAGGTGCGGGTAACGGCCGAGCCGGACCGCCTCGCGCGCGGTGAAGTCGTGACCGCCGTCCTGGTCCTGGCCGAGCACGCCGACCCGGCGGGCGATCGCCCGGTGCTTCGCCGTCCACACGTCGGCGCCGTCGAGCACCACCCGGCCCGCGGCGGGCGCGAGCGCGCGGTAGACGGTTTTGAGCACAGTGGACTTGCCACTGCCGTTGGGGCCCACGACGGCGACGAACTCACCCGGGGCGATCGTCAGGGTGACGTCCCGGACCGCGGGCAGCTCGGTATAGCCGGCGGTGACCCCTTCGAAGACCAGCTTCACGACACGCCCCCTTCACGCCAGGCCGACAGCGCCGCGCCGCAGGATGACCAGGAACAGCGGCACCCCGACGGCCGCGGTGAGGATGCCGATCGGCAGCTCGGTCGGGGCGAGCACCAGCCGCGCGGCGGTGTCGGACCAGACCACCAGCAACGCGCCCAGCAGCACGCAGACCGGCAGGGCCCGGCGGTGGTCGGCGCCGACGAGCAGCCGGGTCAGGTTCGGCACGATCAGCCCGACGAAACCGATGCTGCCGGACACCGCCACCACCGTGCCGGTCAGCAGCGCGACGATGACCAGCAGGACGGCGCGGGCCCGCCCGGCGTCGAGGCCGAGGGCCGCCGCGCCGTCGTCGCCGAGGACCAGCAGGTTCAGCCGTCCCGCCCGGAGTGCCGCCGCGACGGTGAGGACCAGCACGACCGCCGAGCAGGTCAGCGCGAGCGGCCACTGCGCGCCGGCCAGGCTGCCGAGGATCCAGAACAGGATCCGCTGCTGCGCGCCGACGTCCTGCGTGCGCAGCAACAGGAACGAGATCACCCCGGCCAGCAGCTGCCCGGTCGCGACGCCGGTCATCACCATCCGGCCGGGCTGGATCCGGCCGTGCACCCGGGAGAAGCCGAACACCAGCAACGCGGTGGCGACCGCGCCGCCGAACGCGGCCAGCGGCAGCGTCAGCAGCCCGGCCACCCCCGCGCCCGCGGTAGTGAGCACGAGGACCGCCCCGGCACCGGCCCCGGAGGTGAGGCCGAGGATGTACGGCTCCCCCAGCGGGTTGCGCACCATCGCCTGGGTCAGCAGCCCCGCGACCGACAGCCCGACGCCGACGAAGATCCCTTGCAGGACACGGGGAGCACGCAGGTTCCACACGATGAAGTCGTCCGGTCCGGCCTCGGCGCGGCCGGTGAGGTGACCGGCCACAATGGACGTCACCTGGCCCGGGGCGATGGACACCGGCCCGAGGCCGATCGCGACCAGCGCCGAAACGACCAGTACCGCGGTGAGCCCGGCCATGAGCAGGCCGAGAGGAATGCGCCCGAGCAGACCGCCGGCGCGCTCCCGGACACCACTCACGCCGCGGGTTTCCGCAGCGCCGCGGCGATCATGGCGACGGCGTCGCCGTTGAGCACGCTGGGCGAGAGCAGGATGCTCTGCGGGACCACGGCAAACCGGCCTTCTTTCACCGCCGTGGTGCCGGCGAGCACCGGGCTGCTGCGAATCGACGCGAGCAGTTCCTCGTCGCTGCCCGGCGAAAACCCCGACACGACCACGATCGCCTGCGGATCCCGGGTGACGACCTCCTCCGCGCTGAGACTGGCGAAGTCCTGCCCCGAATCCTGCGCGATGTTGCGGCCGCCGGCCAGGGTGATGATGCCGTTGGCGAGCCCAGTCCCGCCCTGCGCCGTCACCGGCTGCCCTGCCGCAGGAGGCGTGGACAGGGCCAGCGTCCGCACCGGCGTCGCGTTCCCGGGCTTGCCGAGCGACGATGTCAGCTGAGTGACCAGCTCGTCCCCGCGCTGCTCGACGCCGAAGACCTTCGCGACCTGATGGATGAAGGTGGTCGTCGCGGACAGATCCTGCACCGGCCCCGCACCGCTTTTGCAGGCTACTAAGGACTGTGCGCCGGCCTTCGCGAGCTGCTCGACCGTCGGCGTGCCGTCGAACCCGCCGAAACTGTAGCCGGAGATACCGACGACCAGATCCGGTTTCGCGGCGATCACCGCCTCGGCGTTGCCCTGTCCCTGGTCGAGCACCGGGATCGCCGACAGCTTCGCCCGCTCGTTCCCGCCGAAGGCCTTGAAGAAGTCCGGGGCGGCGGTGCCGACGATCCGGTCGGACACCCCCAGCCGTTCCAGGATCGCCGCCGCGCCACCGTCCATGGTGACCACGCGCTTCGGCGGTGTGGCCGGCTGCGGCGGAGCCGGGCAGGGCGGCGGCGCCGGGTGCCCACCAGCTTTTGCCGAAGCCGAACTCGATGCCGAATCCGACGCTGCGGCCGGCTGCCCCGGATCGGCGGACCCGCACCCGGAAAGTCCACACAGGACGCACAGGGCCACGATCAGCCAGGGCAGCGTTCTCACCGGGTTTCTCCTCCAGGTCACGGATCCGTTCACCAGCAGAAGTCGTTGGCCGGGGCGGCCCGGTTCCCCGGAATCGCCGAAGTGTCCCGTGACTCACGTCACCGTGGTCCTCCTGGAACCCACCCGATCGAGTGGACGACTCCTTCTCACGGGCTCGACGACGCACCAAGCCCGCCCGCTGACGAAAGGCCGACCACCGATGTGCGGAATCACCGGCTGGGTGTCCTACCACCACGACGCCCGGGAACACGCGGCCACGCTCGAAGCCATGACGGCCACCTTGGCCGCCCGCGGGCCCGACGCGTCGGGCACCTGGCTCGGCCGTTCGGCGGCGCTGGGCCACCGCCGGCTCGCGGTGCTCGACCTCGACGGCGGCGCCCAGCCGATGGCCGCCGGCGACGAGGTCGTGCTCAGCTACAGCGGCGAGGTGTACAACCACCATGAGCTGCGCCGTGAACTCCGCCGCCGCGGCCACGAGTTCCGCACTCGCAGCGACACCGAGGTCGTCCTGCGCGCCTACCAGGAATGGGGCGCCGGTCTCGCGTCCCGGCTGGAGGGCATGTTCGCCTTCGCCGTCTGGGATGGGCCGAACGAGCGCCTCGTGCTGGTCCGCGACCGGCTCGGCGTGAAACCCCTGTACTGGGCGGAAATCCCCGGCGGTATCGCGTTCGCCTCCGAGCCCAAGGCCCTCTTCGCCCACCCCGCGCTGACCGCGAGGGTCGACGCCGACGGCCTGCGCGAGGCCTACAGCCTGTTGTTCTCCACCGGCCCCACGCTCTGGCAGGGCGTGCGGGAGGTCCAGCCCGGCGGGATCGTCACCCACGACCGCGGCGGCCACACCGAGACCGTTTACTGGCGGCTGGAAGCGCATCCACACGACGACGACCGCGAAGCCACGATCGAACGGGTGCGCGACCTGGTCGGTCAGGCCGCGCTGAGCCAGCGGGAAGCCGACGTTCCGTTGTGCAGCCTGCTTTCCGGCGGCCTCGACTCCAGCGTCGTCACCGCCCTGATCTCACGCTCGATGGGCCCGGAGAGGCTCCGCTCCTACGCCGTGGACTACAGCGACCAGGCGGAACAGTTCACCGGCGACGTCCTGCGCACCGGCCACGACACGCCGTACGCCATCGAGGCCGGCGCGTTCATCGGCACCGAGCACCACACCGTCGTCCTCGACCCGCTGGCCCTGCTCGATCCCGGGAACCGGGCCGCGGTGGTGGCGGCGCGGGACTCCCCCATCGGCGTCGGCGACATGGACACCTCGCTCTACCTGCTCTTCGGCGAGATCCGGCAGCACTCCACCGTGGCGCTCTCCGGGGAGGCCGCAGACGAGGTCTTCGGCGGCTATCCCTGGTTCCACAGCCCGAAAGCGCTGGCCGCTCAGACTTTCCCGTGGCTGCTGGTGACCGGCGACGAGGCCGCGGTGCCGCTGCACCCCGACGTCGCCAAAACGCTGGACATCACCACGTTCCGCGAAGACACCTACCGCGGCGCCCTCGCCGCAGTCCCGCACCTCGACGGCGAAACACCCGTCGAGCATCGGCAACGCGAGCTGCAGCACCTCTCCCTGACCCGCTGGCTGCGGCAGCTGCTGCACCGCAAGGACCGGCTCAGCATGGCCCAGGGGCTCGAGGTCCGGGTGCCCTACTGCGACCACCGCCTGGTCGAGTACGCCTTCAGCGCGCCATGGGCGTTCCAGAGCTTCGACGGCCGTGAGAAGAGCCTGCTGCGCGCGGCCGGCACGGGTCTCGTCCCGGAATCCGTGCTCACCCGGCCGAAAAACCACTACCCGGCCACCCATCACCCCGGTTACACCCGCGGCCTGCAGGCCCTCGCCGCCGAGGCGCTCGGCGACGGGCAGGTTCGGTCGCTGGTCGACGAAACCCGCCTCAAACCGCTCCTGGCCGGCCCGCTGGAGTGGGGCCAGCGGCTGCGCCTCGAACGCGTCGTCGACCTCGCCCTCTGGCTGGACCACCACCACCCCGCGATCACGCTGTGAACCCCGGCGAAGGAACTGCCATGCCCGAAGAACCCGTCGCCCTCTACGGCGCGGAGTACAAACGCGACCCGTACCCGCTGTACGAGCGGATGCGGGCCGAGCGCCCGGTCCACCGCGTCGAATTCCCCAGCGGGGTCAATGCCTGGCTGGTCACCGGTTACGACGCCGCGCACGCGACGCTGAACGACCGGCGCCTCGGGAAGAACCACGCGCTGGGCAACGACGGCTGGCGGGCGCTGGCGTCGATCATGCCCGAGCCCCAGCACTCCCAGCTGCAGGTGCACCTGTTGCACCAGGACCCGCCGAAGCACACCGTCATGCGGCGGCTCGTCCTCGACAGCTTCGCGCCGCGACGCGTCGAGGCACTGCGGCCGCGGTTCCAGGAGATCGCCGACGCCCTCATCGCCGAGTTTCCCCCTGGCGACCGGATCGACCTGGTCCCGCGCTTCGCCGCGAAGTTCCCGTTCCTGGTGCTGGCCGAGGTGATCGGACTGCCGCCCGAGCTGGCCCGGGAATTCCGGCGGGACTGGGGCAAGGTCGTCGCCCCGGTCGGTCCCCAGGACCCCGGACGGCCGGAGTACGAGGCACTGCTGCACGGGCTGCAGGCCTACATCGCCGAAGTGGTTGCGGCCAAACGGGAATCCGGCGGCGACGACCTGCTGGCCACCCTGGTCACCGCGCAGGCCGAAGGGGCGCTGAGCACCGAAGAACTCGACTCGATGATCTTCCAGCTCCTGGTCGCCGGGCAGGACCCGGTCACCAACCAGCTCACCACGGCACTGGTCGCGCTGCTGCGCCGGCCCGGCCACCTCGACCGGCTCCGGGCCGAGCCCGCCCTGCTGCCCCAGGCGGTCGAAGAACTCCTCCGCCACGACAGCGCGTTCGAACTCACCACCTGGCGGTTCCTCGCCGAGGACGCCGAACTGCACGGCCGCCGCATCCCGGCCGGCGACTCGATCATCGTCTCCCTCTGCGCCGCCAACCGCGATCCCCGGCAGTTCGCGAACGCCGACGGGCTCGACTTCGACCGCGCCCCGAACCCGCACCTCGCCTTCGGCCACGGCGTCCACTTCTGCCCCGGCGCCGCCCTCGCCCGCGCCGAGCTGCAGATCGCCCTCGGCACCCTGCTGGCCCGGCTGCCCGGGCTCCGGCTCGCCGTCGACGAGGCCGAGCTGAGCTGGATCCCCGCCGTGCTCGGCCGGGGCGTCACCAGCCTGCCCGTCACCACCACCCGCTGACCACCCCCGGAGCCGATCTTGCTCAGCACCACCCGGTCCGCGGAACGGATCGCCGAAGACGTCCTGCGCCTCCTGCTGCCCCATCGCCGCGGGCCGCGCACCGACGACACCGCAGTGTCGTTCGACACCACAGCGTTCGACACCACAGCGTTCGCCCCGCAGCTCGGCCAGCTCGGCGGGTTCATCCGCGCCGGCCTGCCGATCCTGTTCACCCTGCCCGGATTCCCTTGCAAGTCACCGAATCCGGCGAAAGTCCTCGGCGTCCTGCCCGACGAAGGCGAACGGCTTTCCCTGCGGTTCCTCAACGCGCTCTGCGCCCAGGTCCAGCAGCTCCACCCGCCGGGCGCACGGCTGCTGATCTGCTCCGACGGCCACGTCTTCGGCGACCTGATCGACGTCCCGGACGACCACATCGACGCCTACGCCGCCGAGATCCGCGCGATCATCCACCGTGAACGGCTGGGGAACCTCACCACATTCGATCTCAGAGACGTGTTCGGTGAGCTGTCCTGCGCCGAAAAGCGCCGCCGCGTCGACGAGCTG
This genomic interval carries:
- a CDS encoding aldo/keto reductase; this encodes MEYRTLGASGLAVSEIAYGNWLTHQETGCVAAALDAGVTTFHTAAAWGGGAAEEAYGKAFSGLRRDDLVLCTGVFWPDGPGPNDAGLSRKHLYTSLASSLRRLRTDHVDVYQLMRFDHRTPLAETFLALSDLVRQGKIRYVGTAEWTATQLLDAHAEAERFNVPLISNQPHYSMLWRVADSQVIPTCDRIGIGQFASIPLAQGVLTGKYHGATVPPGSRAEGLAPVRPVLLPDLLERVGLLRGVADDAGITMAQLALGWALQNPSVSAVVTGARTPDQIRENAKASGTVLDLDTLTRVDELLGSFIQSDPRLVWSPPSP
- a CDS encoding ABC transporter substrate-binding protein, which codes for MDGGAAAILERLGVSDRIVGTAAPDFFKAFGGNERAKLSAIPVLDQGQGNAEAVIAAKPDLVVGISGYSFGGFDGTPTVEQLAKAGAQSLVACKSGAGPVQDLSATTTFIHQVAKVFGVEQRGDELVTQLTSSLGKPGNATPVRTLALSTPPAAGQPVTAQGGTGLANGIITLAGGRNIAQDSGQDFASLSAEEVVTRDPQAIVVVSGFSPGSDEELLASIRSSPVLAGTTAVKEGRFAVVPQSILLSPSVLNGDAVAMIAAALRKPAA
- a CDS encoding ABC transporter ATP-binding protein, producing MKLVFEGVTAGYTELPAVRDVTLTIAPGEFVAVVGPNGSGKSTVLKTVYRALAPAAGRVVLDGADVWTAKHRAIARRVGVLGQDQDGGHDFTAREAVRLGRYPHLGGFDRLSAQDEEIVTAALRRTGCEELAVRPLSTLSGGERQRVLLARALAQQPELLVLDEPTNHLDPQHQISALSLVASLGVTVVAALHTLDLAAQYATTIVALKNGRIAAAGPPAEVLTRQVFREVFAVDGSLVPDPVDGRLRVLLRGL
- a CDS encoding FecCD family ABC transporter permease; this encodes MSGVRERAGGLLGRIPLGLLMAGLTAVLVVSALVAIGLGPVSIAPGQVTSIVAGHLTGRAEAGPDDFIVWNLRAPRVLQGIFVGVGLSVAGLLTQAMVRNPLGEPYILGLTSGAGAGAVLVLTTAGAGVAGLLTLPLAAFGGAVATALLVFGFSRVHGRIQPGRMVMTGVATGQLLAGVISFLLLRTQDVGAQQRILFWILGSLAGAQWPLALTCSAVVLVLTVAAALRAGRLNLLVLGDDGAAALGLDAGRARAVLLVIVALLTGTVVAVSGSIGFVGLIVPNLTRLLVGADHRRALPVCVLLGALLVVWSDTAARLVLAPTELPIGILTAAVGVPLFLVILRRGAVGLA
- a CDS encoding isocyanide synthase family protein, whose product is MLSTTRSAERIAEDVLRLLLPHRRGPRTDDTAVSFDTTAFDTTAFAPQLGQLGGFIRAGLPILFTLPGFPCKSPNPAKVLGVLPDEGERLSLRFLNALCAQVQQLHPPGARLLICSDGHVFGDLIDVPDDHIDAYAAEIRAIIHRERLGNLTTFDLRDVFGELSCAEKRRRVDELYAPTLADLRAQVRGDEHTLRLYRGVTRFLFEDSAGFEGSRSARQRSCRVRAYGVLRRSTAWGRLIAEHHPGSVRLSIHPQPAGSAKFGIRLLDTPDLWTTPWHSCVLRHRDGTAELLPRARAEQLGTVVRRDGRADHVAALG
- a CDS encoding SDR family oxidoreductase; the encoded protein is MELTGRVIALTGAADGIGAAMARRFAAEGAAGVVVSDVDAEGARRVAAEITAHGGRAVAVTADASSKKDIRMIVDTARAAFGPLDLFCANAGVAFGTGVHAAETQWARSWEVNVMQHVHAAQVVLPEMLARGDGYLLFTASGAGLVGAPGDAPYTVTKHAVIGLAEWLATTYRPRGVRVSALCPLGVRTAMLEPGIAARHPTALAIAAAAPLLEPEEVAAAAARGIAADEFLILPHESVRHDFARKAAAPDAWIARSASWEG
- a CDS encoding cytochrome P450 family protein gives rise to the protein MPEEPVALYGAEYKRDPYPLYERMRAERPVHRVEFPSGVNAWLVTGYDAAHATLNDRRLGKNHALGNDGWRALASIMPEPQHSQLQVHLLHQDPPKHTVMRRLVLDSFAPRRVEALRPRFQEIADALIAEFPPGDRIDLVPRFAAKFPFLVLAEVIGLPPELAREFRRDWGKVVAPVGPQDPGRPEYEALLHGLQAYIAEVVAAKRESGGDDLLATLVTAQAEGALSTEELDSMIFQLLVAGQDPVTNQLTTALVALLRRPGHLDRLRAEPALLPQAVEELLRHDSAFELTTWRFLAEDAELHGRRIPAGDSIIVSLCAANRDPRQFANADGLDFDRAPNPHLAFGHGVHFCPGAALARAELQIALGTLLARLPGLRLAVDEAELSWIPAVLGRGVTSLPVTTTR
- the asnB gene encoding asparagine synthase (glutamine-hydrolyzing), translating into MCGITGWVSYHHDAREHAATLEAMTATLAARGPDASGTWLGRSAALGHRRLAVLDLDGGAQPMAAGDEVVLSYSGEVYNHHELRRELRRRGHEFRTRSDTEVVLRAYQEWGAGLASRLEGMFAFAVWDGPNERLVLVRDRLGVKPLYWAEIPGGIAFASEPKALFAHPALTARVDADGLREAYSLLFSTGPTLWQGVREVQPGGIVTHDRGGHTETVYWRLEAHPHDDDREATIERVRDLVGQAALSQREADVPLCSLLSGGLDSSVVTALISRSMGPERLRSYAVDYSDQAEQFTGDVLRTGHDTPYAIEAGAFIGTEHHTVVLDPLALLDPGNRAAVVAARDSPIGVGDMDTSLYLLFGEIRQHSTVALSGEAADEVFGGYPWFHSPKALAAQTFPWLLVTGDEAAVPLHPDVAKTLDITTFREDTYRGALAAVPHLDGETPVEHRQRELQHLSLTRWLRQLLHRKDRLSMAQGLEVRVPYCDHRLVEYAFSAPWAFQSFDGREKSLLRAAGTGLVPESVLTRPKNHYPATHHPGYTRGLQALAAEALGDGQVRSLVDETRLKPLLAGPLEWGQRLRLERVVDLALWLDHHHPAITL